The Megalobrama amblycephala isolate DHTTF-2021 linkage group LG13, ASM1881202v1, whole genome shotgun sequence genome contains a region encoding:
- the LOC125243942 gene encoding uncharacterized protein LOC125243942, with the protein MQTPSAVPFADIITSLAVLHQDQHQALLDLRSDQERRFQAILQVQQEDRERFRSWIDREVRTETTGQLAAPTHLPLNKMGPLDDPEAFLDLFEKSAEVSGWPRDQWPMRLIPLLSGESQVAAQQLPVQNLLVFDDLKRAILQRVGRTPEQHRQRFRSLELGESGRPFVMAQQLRDSCRKWLLAEGGDVEQVIDLVVLEQFITRLPKRTAEWVQCHRPTSLDSAIHLAEDHMVACPGVGEPLPSASLSPSLPSSSLSKPVPLPRSRPPGPPRVPPRGRGGTEQGFFSGPRVPPRGAGPSAAGLDPTPASPLSPRQPFNPLPATRAAGRSGPACWRCGDPEHFVDRCPIMEVGTLIRVPDVPQAAPGQAGGYQIP; encoded by the exons ATGCAAACGCCCTCCGCCGTGCCGTTTGCGGACATCATCACATCCCTCGCGGTCTTACACCAAGACCAACATCAAGCCCTGCTGGACCTCCGCTCGGATCAGGAGCGGCGTTTCCAAGCCATCCTTCAGGTCCAGcaggaagaccgcgagaggttccggagctggatcgACCGGGAGGTTCGTACGGAGACCACCGGACAGCTGGCTGCGCCCACCCATCTTCCCCTCAACAAAATGGGCCCGCTGGATGACCCGGAGGCCTTCCTGGACCTTTTCGAGAAGTCCGCGGAGGTGTCAGGTTGGCCCCGGGATCAGTGGCCCATGCGACTCATCCCACTGCTCTCGGGTGAGTCGCAGGTGGCAGCGCAGCAGCTGCCTGTacagaacctcctggtcttcGACGACCTGAAGAGGGCCATACTTCAGCGGGTCGGCCGGACCCCAGAACAGCATCGCCAACGGTTCCGCTCACTGGAGTTAGGCGAGTCCGGTCGGCCCTtcgtgatggcccaacagctccgggactcctgcCGCAAATGGCTCCTGGCCGAGGGAGGCGACGTGGAGCAAGTCATCGATCtggtggtgctggagcagtTCATAACTCGGCTGCCCAAAAGAAcagccgagtgggtccagtgccaccgtcCCACGTCGCTGGACTCGGCCATCCACCTCGCGGAGGACCACATGGTGGCGTGCccaggggtcggcgaaccccttccatctgcctctctctctccttctcttccatcctcctctctctctaAGCCTGTCCCTCTCCCCAGGTCTCGTCCGCCCGGCCCTCCTCGTGTCCCGCCCCGGGGGCGGGGCGGGACTGAACAGGGATTCTTTTCCGGACCTCGGGTCCCGCCCAGGGGGGCGGGACCATCTGCTGCCGGGCTGGAccccactcctgcttctcccctctctccGCGCCAACCATTTAACCCTCTCCCTGCCACGAgagcggcgggcaggtctgggccggcctgttggcgttgcggggacccggagCATTTCGTGGACAGGTGTCCGATTATGGAGGTTGGGACGTTGATCCGGGTCCCGGACGTTCCGCAGGCCGCCCCTGGTCAAGCTGGCGGGTACCAAATTcct taa